TCGCGCTGGTGCGGGAGTACGTCGAGCTCAAGCGATCGGGGACCAGCTACAAGGGCCTCTGCCCCTTCCACGGGGAGAAATCGCCTTCGTTCTACGTGCACCCGGACCGCGGCTTCTTTCATTGCTTCGGGTGCCAGACGTCCGGCGACGCGCTCAGCTTCCTGATGCGCATCGAGGGCCACGCCTTCCCGGAGGCGGTCCGCCTGCTCGCCGAGCGAGCCGGGATCGAGGTGGTCGCGATCGACTCGGAGGCCGAGCGCGCGGCCCGCCAGAAGCGCGCGCGGCGCGAGCAGCTGCTGGCGATCGTCGAGTCGGCTGCGGGTTTCTTCGTAAAAATGCTCGCGGACCATAAGTTCGGGCCCATGGCATGGGCCGAGCTCGACCGTCGGGGGATCTCGAGAGAGACGGTGGAGGCTTATCGGCTCGGCTACGCGCCGCACGGATGGGACGAGCTGGCGACGCACCTCGCGCAGCGCGGCTACTCGCCGGCGCAGTGCGAGGAGGTCGGCCTGATCGTGCCGCGCCGTAGCGGCGGGGGGCACTACGATCGCTTCCGCCATCGCCTGATGTTCCCCGTCTCCGACGCGCACGGCCGCATCGTCGCGTTCAGCGGTCGCGCCCTCGAGGCGCCCCCCGGCGACGAGCGCGCCCAGCGCGAGCCGCCCGCCAAGTACGTCAACAGCCCGGAGACCACGCTCTACAAGAAGGGCGACATCCTCTTCGGCATGCACGAGGCGCGCGTGGAGCTGCGCCGTCGTGAGGTCGCGCTGGTGTGCGAAGGCAACTTCGACGTGCTCGCGCTCTCGCAGGCTGGCTTCGGCAACGTCGTCGCGCCGCTCGGGACGGCCTTTACAGACAATCAAGCGAAGCTGCTTCGGCGCTTCGCGCAGACCGCCGTCTTGCTCTTCGACTCGGACAAGGCGGGCAAGAAGGCGGCGCGCGCCGCGCAGCCGCTCCTCGCCAAGGCGGGCATCGCCGGCAAGGTCGTGACGCTGCCGCCGGGAGACGATCCCGACAGCTTCCTGCGCGAGAAGGGCGCCGAAGCGATGGAGCGCTTGATCGGATCGGCGCCGAGCATCGTCGAGTGGATCATCGAGGCGGCGGCCGCGGACGCCAGCGCCGATCCGGCCGCGAAGGCGGACGCGATCGAGGCGCTCGGGCCGGTGCTCGCGTCGATCGACAGCCCG
The nucleotide sequence above comes from Sandaracinaceae bacterium. Encoded proteins:
- the dnaG gene encoding DNA primase, which produces MIPEDKVAEIRERTDLVALVREYVELKRSGTSYKGLCPFHGEKSPSFYVHPDRGFFHCFGCQTSGDALSFLMRIEGHAFPEAVRLLAERAGIEVVAIDSEAERAARQKRARREQLLAIVESAAGFFVKMLADHKFGPMAWAELDRRGISRETVEAYRLGYAPHGWDELATHLAQRGYSPAQCEEVGLIVPRRSGGGHYDRFRHRLMFPVSDAHGRIVAFSGRALEAPPGDERAQREPPAKYVNSPETTLYKKGDILFGMHEARVELRRREVALVCEGNFDVLALSQAGFGNVVAPLGTAFTDNQAKLLRRFAQTAVLLFDSDKAGKKAARAAQPLLAKAGIAGKVVTLPPGDDPDSFLREKGAEAMERLIGSAPSIVEWIIEAAAADASADPAAKADAIEALGPVLASIDSPVEARLYVERVASVFEIRDLEAVRQQLRRGVRAARGNAPRQKRAEGSAQQAASAPPKRVVKLSKLEAQMVGAFIDHPALHEPANGAESSCAEKVQELLTSADLRAIFHATTRWVGSRGIDAAALLEEVSEDSSARDWLERRLAVQEFEDETSARRFIERVVQKLERDRVARENKRLSREILEARRAGDDERADALMRQKSQLFRSAAPSSAATGTAATGIEGTKR